The nucleotide sequence AGGAAACTGCCGTTTGGTTTTTTTGAAAATACAAACTTCAAGGTCAGAAGAAGATAGAGAATGCTTAGCACAGAGGCGGATAAAAGGTAAATCTCTCCCGCCATTTGATAAAAGTAAGGAAGGATGCTCATAGGTAAAAGGGCAGAGGTGTAAAGTAAAGTTCTAAGTTTTGTGTGCTTTATACCTTTCACCACGGGTAATGTAGGGATGCCAGCCTTTTCGTAATCTTGGGCATACTTTATGGCTAAGACCCAAAAGTGCGGTGGTTGCCAGATAAACATGATCAAAAAAAGCACCAGTGGTTCAAATCCTAAGCTACCGGTTATGGCTGTATATCCTATAACAGGCGGTAGCGCTCCTGAGATCCCACCTATTTCCGTAGCTAAGGGACTTTTCCTCTTTAAGGTAAGAGTATAAACAGAGATATAAAAAAAAGAAGCAAGAGCTGTAAAAAAGGTGGCTA is from Thermocrinis jamiesonii and encodes:
- the cyoE gene encoding heme o synthase, producing MAVRALVKMVTLSGVIKDYLLLTKPGIVLLVLITTLTGMYIAQKGFPPTELAFWTLLGTGLASAGSAVLNQYFDKDLDILMERTKTRPIPSGNVSPSSAFWFGVILLSSSLLIMFFFTNPIATFFTALASFFYISVYTLTLKRKSPLATEIGGISGALPPVIGYTAITGSLGFEPLVLFLIMFIWQPPHFWVLAIKYAQDYEKAGIPTLPVVKGIKHTKLRTLLYTSALLPMSILPYFYQMAGEIYLLSASVLSILYLLLTLKFVFSKKPNGSFLFFYSVIYLALLFTIMVLDLRR